Below is a genomic region from Citrobacter tructae.
ATGGTAAATTCAGCGAAGAACGGGTTGGTAAGGTCATCAATGACCACGCCAATGGTTAGCGATTTTTGCGAACGCAGGTTTGCCGCAAAGCGGTTATACACATAGCCCAATGCTTCCATGGCCTGCTGGACTTTCTCCTGCGTCTCTTTTTTGATCAAAGGGCTGTCATTCAGTACCAACGATACTGTCGATTTTGACACGCCTGCCGCGCGAGCCACATCCGTTAAGGTAACGCGCTTTCTTCCTGTCTCCGCCCTTACCATGCCTGCTCCCAAATAGCCCTCAGATCAAAGGCGGTTACTTTACCATATTCTGTTCCTGCTCAAGGCAAACGATCAGAATCAGGATCGTAGAGAGATCGCCAGATCGATCACAATTTTGCACTTCTCACCTTGTTTTTTATTTCTCTCAATCGTACAAATCACACACAAATTGGAACGTTCCAATAAAAATTGGATCGTTAAGCATATGTTTTAATGCAATTAAATTATTTTTATTTATATCGAAATAAGGAAAAAGGATATGTGTACTGTACGTACAATCTCCGCTGCCGAAGCCTCCGAACTGATAGCGGATCACGCTATCGTGACCGTTTCTTCTTCCAGCGGTATGGGCTGCCCGGATGCCGTCCTGGCCGCTATCGGCGAAAGATTCAAAAACGAAGGACATCCGCATACCATCACCACGCTGCATCCGATTGCGGCGGGAGATATGTATGGCGTGAAGGGGATAGATCATCTGGCACAACCGGGTTTACTGGCGAAAGTGATCGCCGGATCGTATCCATCCGGCCCCTCATCCATGGCGCCACCAGCAATCTGGCAAATGATCAATAACAATGAGATCCCCGCCTGGAATCTCCCATCCGGAATCTTATTCGATATGCATCGTGAAGCTGCCGCACATCGTCCTGGCGTACTGACGCAAACGGGAATGGATACCTACGTTGACCCGCAATTACAGGGCGGCGCGATGAATGAGAAAGCAGCGCAGATTCCTTTCGTTGAGCGGATCACATTCGCCAATGACGAGTGGCTTTTTTTCCCCAGCATCGCCCCGCAGGTTGCCATTATCCGGGCAACGACTGCCGATGAACGCGGCAACCTCAGCTATGAACACGAAGGCGCCTACCTTGGGCCGCTGGAGCAAGCAATGGCGGTACGCAACAACGGCGGAATTGTGATTGCCCAGGTTAAGCGACAGGTAGCGGCAGGCAGTCTGAAACCGAAAGACGTTCGTATCCCTGGCGTACTGGTGGATTACATCGTGGTTGCACCTGAGCAGACTCAAACCACCCAGACGGTGTACGAACCAGCGATTAGTGGGGAAATCGTCCGCCCTCTCGACAGCTTTAGTCTAATGGAAAATGGCCCCGCTCGCGTTATTGCCCTGCGCGTTGCAGAGGAGTTAAAAGC
It encodes:
- a CDS encoding acyl CoA:acetate/3-ketoacid CoA transferase, encoding MCTVRTISAAEASELIADHAIVTVSSSSGMGCPDAVLAAIGERFKNEGHPHTITTLHPIAAGDMYGVKGIDHLAQPGLLAKVIAGSYPSGPSSMAPPAIWQMINNNEIPAWNLPSGILFDMHREAAAHRPGVLTQTGMDTYVDPQLQGGAMNEKAAQIPFVERITFANDEWLFFPSIAPQVAIIRATTADERGNLSYEHEGAYLGPLEQAMAVRNNGGIVIAQVKRQVAAGSLKPKDVRIPGVLVDYIVVAPEQTQTTQTVYEPAISGEIVRPLDSFSLMENGPARVIALRVAEELKAGDAVNIGFGISANVPRILLEQGRHGDVTWLLEQGAIGGVPLLEFQFGCASNAEAFLPSPQQFTYFQGGGFDLTLMSFLQIGADGSVNVSYLPARPHVTAGCGGFIDITSHAKRIIFSGFFNAGAQLSLEGGRLHIAKEGKAKKLVQEVSHVTFSGKRALARGQQVQYVTERCVMELTADGLVVTEIAPGLDPERDILAQSEAPLRLSANLKTMNANYFIQGCPHE